In one window of Prevotella sp. E13-17 DNA:
- a CDS encoding glycosyltransferase family 4 protein has protein sequence MNNKRKLAFLCNNMRSLNGVERVLSQRLSLLAEDANYEVYLITCNQYGAPFSFSISEKVHHIDLSTRFLLRCSYRGIYQYIDRFFSKRKYIKAIRQCLESLSPDVITCVDMHLADLKAVLSINTNAVKVVECHGGLSAYVADLEKIRNSYKRKKERIVKDKLIRSIRKFDKVIVMSEAERAEWKMDDKVVYIPNMLPSYPADEKDASATYHRVISVGRYAYQKGYDMLLESWRMVEKQHPEWTLHIYGSHDGDAGDFEQLQSMIDRLRIKNAFLHHATADVYACYKKSDFYVMSSRFESFGLVLIEAMSCGLPVVSFDCKYGPKSIIKDGKTGILVPQDDTESLAAAMCKMIDETKERKRMSINARDEAAHYLPDCIMPLWHAFYQSL, from the coding sequence ATGAATAATAAAAGAAAGTTAGCATTCCTTTGCAATAATATGAGGTCACTTAACGGAGTGGAACGTGTTCTCTCCCAACGACTAAGCCTTCTGGCAGAAGATGCTAATTATGAGGTTTACTTGATTACGTGCAATCAGTATGGTGCCCCTTTTTCTTTTTCGATTTCCGAAAAAGTACATCATATTGACTTGTCAACAAGATTTCTTCTTCGTTGTTCTTATCGAGGAATATATCAGTACATAGATCGTTTTTTCAGTAAAAGAAAGTATATTAAAGCCATTCGCCAATGTCTGGAATCCCTTTCGCCAGACGTCATTACATGCGTTGATATGCACCTTGCTGACTTGAAAGCGGTGTTATCTATTAACACAAATGCCGTTAAGGTGGTTGAATGTCATGGTGGGCTTTCTGCTTATGTTGCTGATTTGGAGAAAATAAGAAATTCATATAAGCGTAAGAAAGAACGAATTGTAAAAGATAAACTGATCCGTTCTATTCGTAAATTCGACAAGGTCATTGTCATGTCGGAGGCCGAAAGAGCAGAATGGAAGATGGATGATAAGGTGGTATATATTCCGAATATGCTACCTTCTTATCCTGCAGACGAAAAAGATGCTTCTGCAACATATCATCGCGTGATTAGTGTGGGGCGATATGCCTATCAGAAAGGGTATGACATGCTGCTCGAATCGTGGCGTATGGTAGAAAAACAACATCCCGAATGGACCTTGCATATCTACGGAAGCCATGATGGCGATGCAGGTGATTTCGAGCAGTTGCAGTCTATGATAGACAGGTTGCGTATAAAGAATGCCTTCCTTCATCATGCAACTGCAGATGTGTATGCTTGTTATAAGAAGAGTGATTTTTATGTGATGTCATCGCGCTTCGAGTCTTTCGGATTAGTTTTGATAGAGGCGATGTCCTGTGGGTTACCTGTTGTTTCCTTCGATTGCAAGTATGGTCCTAAATCTATTATCAAGGATGGAAAAACGGGAATTCTTGTGCCTCAAGATGATACCGAAAGTTTAGCTGCGGCTATGTGTAAAATGATTGACG
- a CDS encoding glycosyltransferase codes for MKHICFLVDSIFTVGGVQRVTRVIAEELAKDFDVTIVTLDQPPLIRKDDMLTIHHFAYPDTPQWKLPLCKAYSYLYRKFLPQNKFTSALYAHSSFPAEKRKALAKELQQGHYDVIIGVHAPLAVRLAACRKQLNGTKLIGWIHNSYEALFGEASRYLGPELRKHYEWQLYKLDETVVLCQHDAKAYHIPTKVIYNPLTLIPGEPSKGTSKKFLAVGRFSPLHKGFDLLIQAFALFAKKNSEWTLDIVGEGDEEQSYRSLIAQNHLEDRITIHPFTDHIQTYYSEAQVYVLSSRWEGLPLVLIEAMAHGLPIVSSDLNVSKEIMDGFGLYFKNGDVADLARCLQQATAIDWSQKSKEAMAIACRFDIKAIAAQWQNLINE; via the coding sequence ATGAAACATATCTGCTTTTTAGTAGACTCGATATTCACTGTTGGCGGCGTGCAACGAGTGACAAGGGTAATTGCTGAGGAATTGGCAAAAGACTTTGACGTGACCATTGTGACACTTGACCAGCCTCCACTGATCAGGAAGGATGACATGTTGACCATTCATCATTTTGCTTATCCAGACACGCCACAATGGAAGCTACCGCTCTGCAAGGCATATAGCTATTTGTATCGTAAGTTCCTGCCACAAAACAAATTCACCTCTGCGCTTTATGCTCACAGTTCTTTTCCTGCAGAGAAGAGGAAAGCTCTGGCAAAGGAGCTGCAGCAGGGACATTATGATGTCATCATAGGGGTGCATGCGCCATTGGCCGTGCGCTTGGCAGCATGCAGGAAGCAATTGAATGGTACGAAATTGATTGGATGGATACACAATTCGTATGAGGCGCTATTTGGAGAGGCTTCTCGCTATCTTGGCCCGGAACTAAGAAAGCATTATGAATGGCAACTATACAAGCTTGATGAGACGGTGGTGCTCTGTCAACATGACGCAAAGGCATATCATATCCCCACGAAGGTTATCTACAACCCATTGACGCTCATTCCTGGAGAACCTTCAAAGGGGACATCCAAGAAGTTCCTAGCCGTGGGACGTTTCTCGCCACTGCACAAGGGATTCGACTTGTTAATTCAGGCTTTTGCCCTGTTTGCAAAGAAAAACAGCGAGTGGACGCTCGACATTGTGGGCGAAGGTGACGAGGAGCAATCATACAGAAGTCTGATTGCTCAAAACCATTTAGAAGACAGAATCACCATACATCCATTCACAGATCATATTCAGACGTATTATTCCGAAGCGCAGGTCTATGTACTAAGTTCACGCTGGGAGGGGCTTCCTTTAGTTTTGATAGAAGCAATGGCACATGGTCTGCCTATTGTATCGTCAGACTTGAATGTGAGCAAAGAAATCATGGATGGCTTCGGACTTTACTTTAAGAATGGTGATGTCGCTGATTTGGCACGCTGTCTGCAACAGGCTACTGCGATTGACTGGAGCCAGAAATCAAAAGAGGCAATGGCTATTGCATGCAGATTCGACATCAAAGCGATTGCTGCACAATGGCAAAACTTGATAAATGAATAA